From the Elaeis guineensis isolate ETL-2024a chromosome 16, EG11, whole genome shotgun sequence genome, the window GGCAGGAAAAAGAATGTGTCTCTTTTACTTCCTTTATGGTAAGAGGGTTTGTAACAGCTAATGGAatggaaaagaaaagaacaagcGATGAGTTTGAACCAGGACCTATTCCTCCTTCACAACCAGTGGACAGGTTTGGATTTATAAAACAAGAGCAGAACTCTCCAGATGGCATAACTAAAAGCAGGCCTGCCAATGAACATGAGAGGTATGGTTACACCATTGGGTTTGTCCCTCTTCAATATTGTTTGCAGTTTCCCACTTAGAATTTATAGAAGTATGGGTTGTTTTTTTTGATGTACATTGGATAGCAACCACTATATCATGAGCTTTACGTTATTCCTGTTTTCCCTTCTCCTAATCAGAAGTGTGGCCTCACACATAAGCCTACTGAAGGAACAAATAACATGCCATTTTATGTTAGTAGGCATAGCTTTGCGTTCGACAAAAGCTGTTTGAAACTCAGTCATGGTTGAGTTTGCAGCCAACATGGGCTTTCAGGTGAAAGTGGTAAAAAATTCACACAACATGCTTTAGATATTTAGCACATTTCTAAGAATAAAGAATATGCAGGGTATTTCAAATTTATTTGTACTCAGGTACTCTCCCTGTCATATTTATTTGCTGTCAAGTAATTTCTGAAAGATCAGATATTTACCTGACTGAGGATTACTGTAAATACTCATATTTAGTTTACAGATTTAGAAAGTTCAGTTCAAATTATTTGCATGCTATTCAGTTTAGTAATTATTCTGGTAGGTTGAAATTATCTGAATCTATAGTATATTTAAATTTGTTCAGTAGAAACTTTACAAGGTTCCACAGAGTCGACTGTCAATTCAACTTTATTTTTTCCACTTTATACTCTGACTTTATTCCTTTTATGAAGCCACATTTCTGAACATCCATACTCTCAGCTTCTATGATTTAGAGCATGTTAAACGACTTGATTGGTGAATACTTCCTGCCTGCTTTCACAATTTTCCATGAAAGGACTGAACTTAGGGAGAAACTTTTTGGCTGTTGTTTTCTTTACCAGTGTCGAGGTACAGTCATTTTTTTATTTGCTATGATTTCATAATATTCTTCATCGTGTTGGAAGACTTATATCCGGTGTGCAATGTGCATGGTTTTATGTTTCTAATTATTCTTCATGCAATGACTTTTGATGCCATACTTCCAACATATGATGATCAATTTCTTTCAGGGAAGAAAGGAGGATTAGAAAGTGGAGGAAAATGATAGGTGTCGGTGGAAGCGATTGGAAGCATTATGTTAGAAGGAAACCTCATGTGGTTAAGAGGCGTATAAGAAAGGGAATTCCTGATTGTTTGAGAGGACTTGTCTGGCAATTGATTTCTGGAAGTCGAGACCTTTTGCTAATGAATCCAGGGGTTTATGAGGTAATCCACTTAGCATATACATACTACTTTTGTTTTCACCTTTTGCTAATGAATCCAGGGGTTTATGAGGCAATCCACTTAGCATATACATACTACTTTTGCTTTCCTTGACATAATTTGCTTCTTGGAAATTATTCTATTTATGATGTCAAACTCTATGGATGATATGTTTTCCATTGTTGTGGCTAGGAATTCGGATCTTTGTGTCATTTTGAGGTGAAGATAATAACTCAAAACGAGTCTTGTTTAACATATTTAGGATAGTGCGATATCATATAGCTCCTTTTGGGATCAAAATATTCTGTAACAACACCAAGTGCAAAGACATTGGCCCTATGAATTTCTATGCAAACCTCTTCCAACACAGAGAAGGACAATTCTATAATAGCATAATGAGTTCTGTTCATGCGGATTTGCTTTTAGATAGGCTAAAGTGATTCGTCAAAGCCTGGTGGTTGGCCAGCCTCACAATTGCAAGTCTAATTGGTTCTGTATGCCAAACTCGTCGCCCTGCTTATCTTTTCTTGGGACAGTGTTGATATTGCATCTTATAAAAAGAACAATCTTTTtactttctcttttattttttgatcattgtTGTTGCTATCCAGGTGGGATGCTATGTGTTATAGCTGATAGCTAGGGGCATAGGGAAAACCATCAGCGAAATTGGGCAGTTTTAGCTAAGTAACATAATTTATGAGATCTTTGTAAATTAAGGAATGCAGTATGGTTGTAGGAGTATTCTGATGCCAACTTACAAATATGAAGGTGATGAACAAGTGCATCAACTGTCAAAGAATTGCAACATGTTATGAAGGTATGAAATGAATAAGAGAATTAATGATTACTTCTAACAACCAATATTATTATAGGTGAGAAGGTCTACTGCTATGCTATTTTCTTCCTTCCATGAGGTGCTAGAATAAATAATAGTGAGCATTGACTTGGAGAAATCTTATAATAGAAATTTGCCAGGTAATTTAGTGGGTTCTAAAGACTGAATGAGTatcaataaaatagtgaaagacattTTCGTGCAGAAGAGGAGGTTTGTCCATTTCAAGCATGAGAAcaacaaattttgaaatttgaacctTAGTTTGATTTTACCGAAAGGTTCAGTCTTAAGATGATTGTGAAGTTGAAGCAACTACTAGTAATTCCAAGGAGGGCTTTGTAGGATACTGAGATGAGATAAGGGAATGTTAAAATTGAATCATGATGGAAAGATTTGGATCGAACTTGGAAAAAGTATATGCAGTACTGGTTTCATGTGGCTGTATATCGGTTGAGATATCAGTTTGTCTCAGGATCAGGCACTGACCGATATGATATATAGAAAACATTGGCCCTTATAATCATGGTCAATATAAACTGATATATGTGTGGATATTGACCAATATTGTTAACCTATCTATTTTACCATTTGAGGGCAGTGAAATCAGTCTCAAGGATGGGCACATCCCGCGGGGGTTGGGGGAGGGGGGGGCTTTGTGCGGTTGGTGGCCCCGgggagggagggggggggggtggtgggtGTTGCACAGGGGGTTGGTGGAGATCTGGCAAAGTGGAGGGTAGCCGAACCAACTATAGCAAAATAGAGAGTCCATGGTAGCAGCAGGCAAGAGAATCAAAGGTGGCTAAGTGGACcgcggcgggggggggggggggaggggggggggtggAGAGAAGGGAGGGAGTGGTGGTGGGAGCATGGTAGGGGGAAGTGGGAAACAAAGGGTTGGAGAAGAGACAGATATGAGCCATTATTTTAGATGATCAGATGCTTATTTCTTGGTGAGAAATTAGGATGTGGGTTGTTTTTGAAGCCTATCTGGACTTTTATCTCAGATAAGATAAAACTTGGATGAAATTGAGATGGATGGGATATCGGTCCCTTAAAACTTGGATGAAATTTAGGCTAAAATTAGAATGTATATCTAGACCTACCTCGAGTTCTTTTATTGAATTATACTGCATATGTAAACAAAGAAACAAATTGACATTTTCATTTAAGAGGGGAGTTGATGACATGGAAAATATGCTCAAAAATAGTGTAATCACTACATGCGATTCAGAGTAAAAATCTTATAGACTGATGGTAAAGTTGACACTGATATTTGGATTGGAGACTTGGAGTATTTGTTTTCTGGGATGCAGGTAATCCAAAAACATAAGTGAGcatctttcttcaaaaaaaaaaaaaaggatattgagcattgaagaaaaaaaatgtttAGGAGTTATAGAGGAGAATGAGTATTGAGAACAAGGGCATCACCAGAAATTCAAATGTCAATATAAAGGACAGAATGTAAAATTGAGTGATATGGTCTACATTGCACAAGAAAAGACTAAAGTGTAGTCCCTGGTGAGGACAGATGCTTAAAGTTGACATGAGAGTTTCAGTAAAGAGATTACTCGATTAATGATTACCTCAATAAAAGTTGTGATAATGgtttttgaaattttggattgatGAGAGATGCAGTCTTGAATAGAAAAAGAGTAAGAGATTCAAGAAACTGAGGATGAATAGATTAGATAAGGCTTGTCGTACCTTTGTTATtgtgcatgatttttttttttggttatcttTCTTGTATCAAACTTTCCATGTTTTTCCATCTTTTGAGTTTGTTAGTAATATGcttattgctaattatttttctGCAGCAACTAGTGATATATGAGACATCAGCATCAGAGTTGGATATAATTCGTGACATATCTCGAACTTTTCCTTCGCATGTTTTCTTTCAACAGAGGCATGGACCAGGCCAAAGGTCCCTATACAATGTTCTGAAGGCATACTCTGTATATGACAGGGATGTTGGATATGTTCAGGTTGAATTGAAGTAATGAACCCTACTTTTTAGCATTTGCCCAGCTAAAAGATTTAAGATCACTGCTTCATAATATTGAAATTATCAGGATATCACTTGATGCAGCTAACTATATTGCAGGGGATGGGATTTTTAGCAGGTTTGTTGCTTCTTTACATGAGTGAAGAAGATGCATTTTGGCTATTAGTTGCTTTGTTGAAGGGGGCTGTTCATGCACCCATGGAAGGCTTATATCTGGTACTTCATTCTTTTCTAAATATTGATTTATTTGTGATGTGTTATGGACTTGTTTTTGCTTTTATGCAAATACTTGTGTCTATTTCATATATATTTGTAGTAACTAGTTAGAATGCACTTGCATATGCACATGGAACTGATACCTGgtaaaagagaaaataattttataaatggaACTAATGCCCAGTAGACGAgagaataattttataaatttaaagagGGTTATGCAAAATTTAGTTTATGGTTTCAAATAAATTTAGGATGGTGTAGTTTTAGATATACATATTtagaaatcaaaatctaattcataatTGAAGCAGAGGTCAATTCCAGTCCTAATCCAAATATTTGATTCACATTGGATTAGATAGTTTTTGGTGGATTTCGAATTGGAAGTTTTGACACTAAGCATGCACAAGAAATAATAAAAGGCTTTTGTTATAATTGCATTATCTTTTTGTTAAACCTATGATAATGTGTTTTTTTATTGAACCAACGATGTGATAAGTCATAtgttatcatatttatatcccaCTGAATTCAAGCACAACaagattttctttatttaacTAAATAGTGATGGCTGCTTATATTTTTGACCTTTCTTCATGACAGAGTActaaagagaaagggagaagatgCTTATGCTCTTTGGACATGTTTGGTGTTGCTTAAAAAGAGTACTTTGGCACTTTAAAAGCAAAAACATGCTTTGTAGAAGCAACGTTTTTGGTAATAGTGTATGAAAAGTGCTTCTACAAGAAGCAAAATTAAACAATGCTTTTAGCAGAAGCTAGAAAATCCAGCTTCTAGCTTCTCCTTTTATGAGAACAACTAAAAGTAGAAGCAACATCAGAGACCCACCTTAGTGTCAGATTGTATGTAACCAAAGAGGAAGTAAAATATACCCACACACAAAGATATAAATAATCAAGGTTTTTTTGAAGGCAGATCTCAGTCATCTTAGTGGGTGGCCGAAGCTGAGATGAATGGAGATATTTGTTTACCCTAGTTGATATGGAAAATAAGCAATTTTGAAAGGAACCAAGATTTTCGAGATTGTGGCCAACATTTCAGGACTAAGATATCAAAACCTTGGCGGATATGGGAAATCCAAAATTGAGAACTATATCAAGGTtctgattttgagatatttttcttaaaattttatcgaaaaaaataaaaggatgatTTAGAGACATCAGGCAATATGCTTATATTGTGTCTGTGGATATTTCAGGATGTCTTCGTTTATCAATTGAGATAGTTGGGTCCAAGATTAAGTTATGTATTGCATTGGGAGGTGCCTGATGCCAATACAAACTGGATCTATTCTAAAATAAAAACCTTGAAAATAATAAATTAGTGTCAAGGAACGGTGGAACTTTGTGAGAGGAAAGAGGAAAGCCATCTGATAAGGACAATCGGATTTTAAGGAAAGGAAATAAACACCTTAAAAGCACCACATTTTATAATATTGTAGGATGGTATTTTAGGAGGAAAAAAGTATAGTTTAAGAGGTCTCTCCCGAGTTAACTTTTGACCTACATagtgataattagaaagaatccCATCCATAAGTAATTGATTTGGAGTGGATTTGAACCCATTACTTTCAGCAACCTTGACTCCATTACCATATTAACTAACTGCTTAATAAGAAATTTGTAAATAAATTTGTCAACAATTTATATTAAAGATAACATGTTTTAATAATCATTTTTCTCCTTGCTGATTGAATTTTACTTTTGCTCCAGACAGGTTGCAATATAATAGTACTTATAGTCGAGTATTGGAAGCAGAACACCAATCTAGTCTTGACCCTTACTTTGTTCAAAGCTACAACCAATATGGCTTAGTATTTTGATTTAGTAATTTACTATTTATATTGTCCTTTTCTTTCATGTTAAGCGAGAACTGTCGCTCGttaatattcttttgtgatacaAGCCCGTATCACCAGCTTACATGATATATTGCTATTGATAGATGGCAGTGGGATCCAAAAGAATTCAAGGTCtcccatctcctcctcctcctcctcttctccttttctttctttccctatACTTATTTGCTCCTCATTTTCGGTTGGGTGCTTCCAATCGTGTTCTCTGTTATTTCATGTGCTACTGAAATTTGTGGTGAGTTCTCCACCATTTTCTTGGAAAAAGAGAGATTTTTCTGAGGGCATTAACTCAAGCATTAGATGTTGTTAATGACTGTTTCTGTGTCGGGCGCCCACATCAGTCTCCTCTTTCTCATTGTAATTGGTCTGCTTTGATGGACTTGAGTCCTTTTATAAAAACATTACCACTTGGCTATAGTGGATTTATTGTTCTAATTTGGCATCAATGTTAAGAGTTTTTTAGACTCTTGATTGTAGACTAGACCAAATAGATCCTCTAGTTGTttccttcaacataaaattccACTTTCAGAGTAGATGTCTGACTTGGTAGTCAGTAAGAGGGTCTGATAGTGTCATATCTTGAGCAAGAATGGCTTTGGAGGAAAGAAATATAGCTTAAGATGGAGTCCATCTCTCCTGACTATCTTGGGGCCTAGTTAAAGATAATAAGGAAGAATCCCATCCATTGAGATAAAAACATTATAAGGGTTCTTGGGagaagatatattttaattattagaagGGTATGTTGGGAGGGGGCATTTTGAGAATGCATGTTTTTTTGTTCCTCCACATGGGACATTGGCACAATTGTGTAGTTTTTAACATATACAAGCAAGGAATAATTTTTTACTGCTTGTTGCATGCTGGGCAAACAGGCAAGCACCTTTTTGATTCATGTAGTTTAGGGTTCCAAACATTGTTTACTGCTGTGTGATCCTTTCCATAAATTTTTAACATTGACATCATTGTTGATGTAAATTATACAATAAATAACTAGAGGTATTGAGTCAATTCTTAAGAGAGACTCAGGAAAGGGAAGTGAATCTAAATTGCATTTTGTAGAGAACATAGTAAAATTGTCTCATCAGCTACACCATTGCTTGATTAAGGTGGCAATTTGCATGATTATTTATAGATCTGttgtgtatttatttatttttttgtggaTATGATAGTGGTTGCATGATTATAATCATGGTATTTCGTACTGGCCCGAACTGGTCGATATATCCGGTATCGTACCGTACCAGTGGGAAACTGGTCCGGTTCAGGTCAGAtttttgaaaaatggcttgaatcaGACCGAACCGATTGGTTCGATATGGTATCAGTCCGAACCATTCGAAACCGGACGGTTTGGTCCGCTATGGTATGGTACAGTATCAGTTTAGTCCGGTTCGGcttgattttcattttttttgctattggatgggattttttttcaatttttttattatcgatacGGTCTAGTACGGTATCGTATCGTATCGGTCGGTAATCGGCACGGATTTCGGTACCGAATCCGCGAACGTTGATCATAATAGAAATAGTGATTCCAAGCTGCAAAGCATTTAACAAACTAGATATGATCAAATTCAAAACTCGAATAGGAAAGCAAAATAACCTATTATGTTAGTTTGTCATCAATATTGAGATATCTTTTGGGGCCTTTTTGGATACCCATTGAGGTTATCTAAGGAATATTCTTTATCTGATTGGTGTGTGGAAGATCTCATGGGTAAAGAAAATGGAATTCTTTTAATTTAAAAAGGCCATTACCCAGTTATGGTCCCGACAGTCTAGGGTCCTAGGAGGAGTAAACTGGGGACATGCGTAACTTTTGAACTTTTTTTTGTTGTGCAAAAGGTGTCTGCCTTAGGACTCGAACCCATGCCATTATGCTTGTCAGCCTAATCCCTTTATCATTATACCAAATCATGACTCCTACTTAAGGAAACTATAAATCACATAATTTCTACGAGAACGGGGATATTGTAAAtcaaggtatgctgaaccggtaccgccgGCCGTATCGATCGGTCGGCGGTATGGTTCGGTACGGTTTCGTATCGTATCAAACCGACGAAGATGACCCGAAccggaagaagaaaagagagagagagagaggaggaagaaagaaaaagaggggaagGAGCCAGCGGGGCCGCCGGACAGCCTTCGGCTGGCCGCCGTGGCTGTTGGAGGGCGCAGTCCGCACGTGCGGCGCCgcgggcgtgaaacaggggcgtcgCCCTTGTTTCgcgatttttttaaaaagatagttttaagtgaagccggcaaatagtttgccggcttgatgatttttatttttttttaaaaaaaattcattaagtCGGCAATGcagttgccgacttcatgagtttaaaaccaaaaaaaaaaaaattgaaacagaccgtctgtttcgaaaaagaagaaagggGCGGAGCCGTGGAGGGGCTTCGCCCACGCCACCGCCCTCAGGCCGTTAGCGTTGGCTCGCTGGCCATCGGAGGCCTCGCGATGGAGGCGTCGTCTGTTCGGTAGGTCCCTCCCCCatccgagcgctctctctctctttctcactctcttgaaagtcctatcgggcgatacggggctcggaagccctccgGCAGCTGCagccggccaccgccggccttcggtggctcccacctccctccctctcctcctctctctctttctcactttctctttttttttctttcgtacCGCTGGTGTACCGAATTTACCAACTGAATCATGCTGGTTCCTCGCCGGTCCGGTACGATACGGATTATACCGGTCGGTTTGGCACGGTATGGCAAACGCTGTTGTAAATCTTGTTGTAGCTAGAATCTATTGCGCTAAAATTATGGAATTGTTTGCTCTAAAGGTTCCTAAGTCAAACCACTAGGTTACTCCTCAGTCCTCCCCCTTCAACTTTGTATCACACTACCTGCACCTCCAATAGTGCTGGCCTAAGAGCATGACCTTATAATTCCAACCAATGCTATTCTTTGACTCTTTATTGGATCTATTCCTGCAAGTTTACTGAACACATGTGAAACATTTTTACATCAATTGTTATgcctaattaattatttaaaaattgataAATCATATTGTAATTAAAAATCACCAAAGTAATTCAGGAAATACTTCTACATTATCTATATTGAAtacaaatttttaatattttttaggctttgttagataatttttaattaatttttatatgacaAATTGATATTCAATtagaaaatatctgaaaaatttattttaattcagAATAATGTAGAATCCTACTAGGGGTGCTAGATATATGCTTATCTTAGATTATCTTCAAAAATCAGTTTTTTGCTTCAAAAAGTACTTCTAAATTATCTACACATAAtactaatttttcttttttgtattatttaaataattcttgataattttttgctttaatttttttaaaatataaaatattcataaatttaaTTTGAGTTTGGATTGGTATAGCACCCTATTAAGGATGGTATATATATTATTCTCATCTTATAGACATGCACAAAAAGctacttatttttcaaatttattcaaatttggcCTACACCTCTGTGCATGATCATGCCTAAACTTAAATAAATTGGTGCCAAATTTTGATAGAGAGTAGCATGCATATCCCTAAACATGCTATCAATTttacaatttttttcttattattttattaatttttaatctgaaaatatatttttaattttaaattataaagttaacaaaaattatgatttcGGAAGCATTGTGTAAATCATCCATAAATCTATAACATAACTTAAAATTGtaccaaaatcaaaaattttagcatgatctcgtttttcttattttattgtcTGTTTTTGGCCTCAACATaggaaaagaaaggagaaagaaagCGAGGGAGAGGGCTATTATGTGTTTTTACCTTAGATCTAGCTTAGTTAGGTAAAATGTAGtcttttttgtaatttttcatgatttctcttaaaaaagatgagagaggtAATGCCTTCAGCATCCCATCTCTTTTATTCATGCAGGGGGTTTGTGTTTTTGAGCGAATTGGGCCGAACCGAGGCATACCGCCTGATTCGCCTTAGTACTGCTCCAAATCGCCTAGTTTGGAGTAGTTTGTTGTTTGCCACCAGTTTGGCCATAATTTCGAACCGAAGAGGGGAATTGCCCCAGTTCCCTCTTGGCATGGTTTGGTACACCTCAAACCAGGTAGTTCAAAGTGCTACGGTGAACCATGTTTCCACCACTTCTTGTCCTCTCAAATTTGCCATATGAGAGGTTTATTcaaggaacatcttaatcaggaATCTAGACAAGCTTTAGGGCTCCAGCAAATAAGAAGATGCTATTCCTTGCATGGGGTACGTGTGAATTTTCATGGTTGTATATTATATTTAATCATTTTCTTACTTGCTCAAGCAATTGTTGGAATGAGGTTTTGCCTACAGTCAAGTGCCCTTCACTTGTGTAATCTATCTAAAATACTTTTGATTTTCTTGGTTTTCGATTCTCATGC encodes:
- the LOC105060655 gene encoding uncharacterized protein isoform X1 gives rise to the protein MVRGFVTANGMEKKRTSDEFEPGPIPPSQPVDRFGFIKQEQNSPDGITKSRPANEHEREERRIRKWRKMIGVGGSDWKHYVRRKPHVVKRRIRKGIPDCLRGLVWQLISGSRDLLLMNPGVYEQLVIYETSASELDIIRDISRTFPSHVFFQQRHGPGQRSLYNVLKAYSVYDRDVGYVQGMGFLAGLLLLYMSEEDAFWLLVALLKGAVHAPMEGLYLAGLPLVQQYLFQFEQLVKEHLPKLGQHFSEEMISPSMYASQWFITVFSYSFPFSLALRIWDVFLYEGVKVVFKVGLALLRFCHDGLIKLPFEKLIHALRNFPEDAMNPDTLLPLAFSIKVSKRLEELKQEYEKRNVASLQQTGSANRQQLAIKDKEFSIRPETSNCVPKDDSSR
- the LOC105060655 gene encoding uncharacterized protein isoform X3 — translated: MVRGFVTANGMEKKRTSDEFEPGPIPPSQPVDRFGFIKQEQNSPDGITKSRPANEHEREERRIRKWRKMIGVGGSDWKHYVRRKPHVVKRRIRKGIPDCLRGLVWQLISGSRDLLLMNPGVYEQLVIYETSASELDIIRDISRTFPSHVFFQQRHGPGQRSLYNVLKAYSVYDRDVGYVQGMGFLAGLLLLYMSEEDAFWLLVALLKGAVHAPMEGLYLAGLPLVQQYLFQFEQLVKEHLPKLGQHFSEEMISPSMYASQWFITVFSYSFPFSLALRIWDVFLYEVSKRLEELKQEYEKRNVASLQQTGSANRQQLAIKDKEFSIRPETSNCVPKDDSSR
- the LOC105060655 gene encoding uncharacterized protein isoform X4, with product MVRGFVTANGMEKKRTSDEFEPGPIPPSQPVDRFGFIKQEQNSPDGITKSRPANEHEREERRIRKWRKMIGVGGSDWKHYVRRKPHVVKRRIRKGIPDCLRGLVWQLISGSRDLLLMNPGVYEQLVIYETSASELDIIRDISRTFPSHVFFQQRHGPGQRSLYNVLKAYSVYDRDVGYVQGMGFLAGLLLLYMSEEDAFWLLVALLKGAVHAPMEGLYLGVKVVFKVGLALLRFCHDGLIKLPFEKLIHALRNFPEDAMNPDTLLPLAFSIKVSKRLEELKQEYEKRNVASLQQTGSANRQQLAIKDKEFSIRPETSNCVPKDDSSR
- the LOC105060655 gene encoding uncharacterized protein isoform X2, producing MVRGFVTANGMEKKRTSDEFEPGPIPPSQPVDRFGFIKQEQNSPDGITKSRPANEHEREERRIRKWRKMIGVGGSDWKHYVRRKPHVVKRRIRKGIPDCLRGLVWQLISGSRDLLLMNPGVYERHGPGQRSLYNVLKAYSVYDRDVGYVQGMGFLAGLLLLYMSEEDAFWLLVALLKGAVHAPMEGLYLAGLPLVQQYLFQFEQLVKEHLPKLGQHFSEEMISPSMYASQWFITVFSYSFPFSLALRIWDVFLYEGVKVVFKVGLALLRFCHDGLIKLPFEKLIHALRNFPEDAMNPDTLLPLAFSIKVSKRLEELKQEYEKRNVASLQQTGSANRQQLAIKDKEFSIRPETSNCVPKDDSSR